The Mucilaginibacter terrae region GCCAATATCGACGGCTCGGCTGCTATTGAAGTAATTCTGCGCGAACCTGAATCCAAAACTGACTCTCCGCGTGCTATGGCCTCATTTATATTATTATTAAACAATGCTGTGGGATACGGTAGTCCTGTTTTAATACAAATTAACTCAAGCATACCCCACATAACGGCAAAAAAGGTTGAATACCCCATCACCTTGATCAAAAACAAAAAGCCATCTGTGTTTTTTGCATAATTAAATACAGTATAAGCAAATAGCACCCCTAAAAAATAATAAAGTGTTTGAGTTATATTACGTCCAAAAAATACGATAGGTAATGATTCTCCTAATCTTCCTGAAATATTACCATACAAGCTTCCACTTATAATCGTAGGCATGATCAAGGAAAAACAAAGAGCAAGGGAAAATAAGGAGAAATATAAGTGAAATTTTTTTTGATATACAGAAACTTCAAATTTTAGCTTACTATCACTAAAACTCCATTTTATAAAATTTTTAATATAAACCAGAATAAGCAAAAACATGAAAGGTTGGATGGCCGAACCTGTAGTACCACTTCCAACATTAATGACTGCGGTTCCTGTAAATGGCACAAAAAATACCATTAGGCCTATAAGCCATTTAGTAGAAGTAATAAATAGCAAAAGCCCTAAAATTATTATAACAATGCCGGTGGCAGTAACACTCATAGCTTTTAAAAAAAATATGGCCGTATACCCTTGCTCAAATCATATTTTAGCTGGTTGGTACGTTGGCCAATTACTTTTGCAGGTACGCCGGCAACAATTGCAAGTGGTGCTACATCTTTTGTTACAATACTACCACAGGCAACCACTGCACCTTTACCTATTGTGATGCCAGGTAACAATGTTACACGTGTAGAGATCCAAACATGATCTTCAATGGTAACGTCTCCCCCCTTTACACTATGCAAATCATCATTTGGGTCATGTTCCGTAGTCCAAATGTGCGTATCTTGTCCAATATCAACATTGCTCCCAATTTGAATTTTTCCAAACCTTGCATCCAAAATAACATTTTTATTAATAAACGAACTCGCTCCTATACTTAAATTATTACCATCACCCTTAAAATCTATTTTCATACAGAAAAACACATCGTTACCAACATTCCTACAAATCTTTCTTATAAAAAAAGTCCTTAATTTACGTGAAGGTAAATACATTAACCATTCTCTAAATATATACTTCGCAAATCCCGAAATCCAGTTTTTAATTACCATAAATTAATTAAAATAGGTATTTAATGTATCCAAAGCCCTACGCTTTGTACTATACTTTTTTAACTGTTCGGTGCCTTCATTTACAAGTTGTTGAACCAGACTTTTATCAGTTAGCAATAATTGCATATTATGATATAGTTCATCAACATTATTAAATAATAATGCTGCGTTACCTGCAACTTCAGGTAAGCTTGAAGCGTTTCTTACTATAACCGGGCATTTAAATTTCATAGCTTCAAGTGCCGTTAAGCCAAATCCTTCAAAATAACTTGGTAGTACATATAAACTGGCGCATTGGTATAGCTGGTTAAGAGTATTGTCATTTACATACCCCAAAAATACAACCTCGTTTTCATTTAAACCTAATTTTGCAGACAGCGATTTCATTTCTTCTAAATAAGTAGTATCACTTATTCCTGCAAAAACAAGCTGAAAATCAGAAAACTGAACATCGTGTTTTAAAATGCTATATGCCTTTATCAGTTCATCGCATCCTTTACTTGGAAGGATTTTACCAACATTTAAAATATATTTAACGTGGTTTATTGGCACACCATTTAATTCACAGTTTAGATCGATATTTATTGGGGCATCAGTGTTTATCGCCTGATAAATAAGCACTAATTTTTCTTCAGTAATATTATAATGCGTTAGGGCATCATTTTTGGTCTGTGTGGATATCACTATGATCTTATCAGCAACCTTTACTGCCCAATCTCCAAAAATATCTAATAGTTTACTATGTAAACTATTCATTTTATCTCTTATAGTTTTGTGATATAAGTCATGAACAGTAATTACTATTCTCACTTTTGAAACCTTATATAACGGCCCAAAAAAATAAGGGTTATGGTATACATCGAACTTTTTTAGCCAAATATAAATAGGCATAAAAAATGCCGATATGAATATATGCAATGGATAAAAACACCAAATCCGTTTTATTTCATAATTGTTATATCCATATAGAATCTTATGCAAATGATTAACGTTATATCTGTGATCAACTATAACAGTATATTGATTTTTCGAGTCTTTTTTCAAAATAGATTGAATCAGATCAAGAAATGTAACGTCTACTCCGGTATGCCTGTTTCTGAGATATGTACAATCAAACAATATTCTCATTAGTATATTTTCTTGATTTTTTCTCCCAATAAAAAAGCTTGATTTTCTGTTCTCGAATATCTATTTAAAAACTTCATTAATAGAAAGTACTTCTCAGCACCAAGTACCTTAAACAGTAATTTTAATACAATTTGAATTTTGGTTATTTTATTTTCAAAACCAGGCGCATTTTTACTATTTAACTTTTGAGGCTTATTTTTTACAATTAAACCAAATGACTCAAGCATATTGTAAAAACGAGCATCGGAATTAAATGGTGAAGTAAAAATTTTTCCATCTTCAGTAAGGCTACGGTATAAACGCCTGTAAAAATCCTGGATATAAATTCCATTTGAAAAACGGCTATACCCATATTCACTTAGCCTACCTTTTGTAAAATTAAATTGGCTGGTTACTTCTATGTATATTTTGCGCACTAACTCGTAATCCGGATACTTTTCAATAGGCATTTTCCAAAAATCTTTATGAATT contains the following coding sequences:
- a CDS encoding acyltransferase — encoded protein: MVIKNWISGFAKYIFREWLMYLPSRKLRTFFIRKICRNVGNDVFFCMKIDFKGDGNNLSIGASSFINKNVILDARFGKIQIGSNVDIGQDTHIWTTEHDPNDDLHSVKGGDVTIEDHVWISTRVTLLPGITIGKGAVVACGSIVTKDVAPLAIVAGVPAKVIGQRTNQLKYDLSKGIRPYFF
- a CDS encoding glycosyltransferase family 4 protein, whose translation is MRILFDCTYLRNRHTGVDVTFLDLIQSILKKDSKNQYTVIVDHRYNVNHLHKILYGYNNYEIKRIWCFYPLHIFISAFFMPIYIWLKKFDVYHNPYFFGPLYKVSKVRIVITVHDLYHKTIRDKMNSLHSKLLDIFGDWAVKVADKIIVISTQTKNDALTHYNITEEKLVLIYQAINTDAPINIDLNCELNGVPINHVKYILNVGKILPSKGCDELIKAYSILKHDVQFSDFQLVFAGISDTTYLEEMKSLSAKLGLNENEVVFLGYVNDNTLNQLYQCASLYVLPSYFEGFGLTALEAMKFKCPVIVRNASSLPEVAGNAALLFNNVDELYHNMQLLLTDKSLVQQLVNEGTEQLKKYSTKRRALDTLNTYFN